From a region of the Trichoderma atroviride chromosome 6, complete sequence genome:
- a CDS encoding uncharacterized protein (EggNog:ENOG41) codes for MSKKVSWHDQILPPLNHSNSEIRVLQIKPGFPDSPIRCTFHVTSLDNLDVSYEALSYAWGTDNQNTTHEDIYFGDDDDDTNKVGVTLPLANALRQLRLLNGPRHVWADALCINQTDNHEKSLQVSIMGRIYSTCTQGAIWLGPLGEVPEEDAQAALDTISWIAGEQEAHSWMEVSDSEEDSEEENDEDEDEDEDANSDEDEQDESEDDDEDNDDDESQDSDHKASALKRQTAAAAFKTLFHLPCFFDDSAPNVPDEFWRNAAIESLTVALRGLGASREEELFMLLWRWRHRKATDPRDKVYGLLGFRHDVSLPSVKTCDYTVDVRTLYHKVTIDLINISTDLQPLLGRGGERSEIPGLASWAVDWDGVRDPSMSSECSFWDHYHWWHYGGFTADRGMYGVGEGLRVQGDDDVLRVTGLRVSRIDMVEDNAPEEIEVPEEVSVAALYRLYGDRWGELMARYHEQFPDKLFSGGMVAFLSLITGNLVADGSEDNNEIAEWVQKMLRTHILFITDDGRLGLGPRNVRPGQELWIVGGCRIPLILNPLPKASDKESEVSVTFHSECFVYGIMSGEALEGRGDQVIEILLR; via the exons ATGTCCAAAAAAGTCTCCTGGCACGACCAAATCCTCCCCCCTCTCAACCACTCCAACTCGGAAATCCGCGTCCTTCAAATCAAGCCCGGATTCCCAGACTCCCCCATCCGCTGCACATTCCACGTCACCTCTCTCGACAACCTAGACGTCTCCTACGAGGCGCTGTCCTACGCCTGGGGAACCGACAACCAAAACACCACTCACGAGGACATTTACTTtggagacgatgatgacgacaCCAACAAGGTCGGCGTCACCCTTCCGCTGGCCAATGCTCTCCGCCAGCTGCGTCTGTTGAATGGGCCCCGCCACGTTTGGGCCGATGCGCTGTGTATCAACCAGACAGATAATCACGAAAAGTCCCTTCAGGTCAGCATCATGGGCCGCATCTACAGCACCTGCACGCAAGGCGCCATCTGGCTCGGGCCCCTGGGTGAGGTGCCTGAGGAAGATGCCCAGGCAGCCCTTGACACAATTTCCTGGATCGCTGGCGAGCAAGAGGCTCATTCGTGGATGGAAGTCAGCGACAGTGAGGAGGAtagcgaggaggagaatgatgaagatgaagatgaggatgaggatgcaaacagtgatgaagatgaacaagatgaaagtgaagacgacgacgaagacaacgacgacgacgagagtCAAGACTCAGACCACAAAGCCTCCGCCCTCAAACGAcaaaccgccgccgccgccttcaaAACGCTCTTCCACCTCCCCTG CTTCTTCGACGACTCGGCCCCAAACGTCCCCGACGAGTTCTGGCgcaacgccgccatcgaGAGCCTCACCGTCGCCCTGcgcggcctcggcgcctccCGCGAGGAGGAGCTCTTCATGCTgctctggcgctggcggcacCGCAAAGCCACGGACCCGAGGGACAAAGTCTACGGCCTGCTGGGCTTTCGGCACGACGTCTCGCTGCCCTCGGTCAAGACGTGCGATTACACCGTCGACGTGCGCACGCTCTACCACAAGGTGACAATCGacctcatcaacatcagcacCGATCTCCAGCCCCTATTGGGCCGCGGCGGCGAACGCTCCGAGATCCCCGGCCTCGCCTCCTGGGCCGTGGACTGGGACGGCGTCAGGGACCCCTCGATGAGCAGCGAATGCAGCTTCTGGGACCATTACCACTGGTGGCACTATGGCGGCTTCACCGCTGATCGCGGCATGTACGGCGTCGGCGAGGGCTTGCGGGTCCaaggcgacgacgacgtccTCCGCGTGACTGGTCTCCGAGTAAGCAGGATTGACATGGTAGAGGACAATGCCCCAGAGGAGATTGAAGTGCCGGAGGAGGTCTCAGTCGCGGCACTCTACCGGCTGTATGGCGACCGATGGGGCGAGCTCATGGCCCGGTATCATGAGCAGTTTCCCGACAAGCTCTTCAGTGGCGGCATGGTTGCTTTCCTCAGCTTAATCACCGGTAATCTGGTAGCAGATGGTTCCGAGGATAACAACGAAATTGCCGAGTGGGTTCAGAAAATGCTTCGCACTCAtattctcttcatcaccgACGACGGGCGGCTGGGACTGGGCCCGCGAAATGTTCGCCCAGGACAAGAACTGTGGATTGTGGGCGGGTGTAGAATACCTCTAATATTGAATCCTCTGCCCAAAGCATCAGACAAAGAGTCTGAGGTGAGTGTGACATTTCATAGCGAATGTTTTGTGTATGGGATCATGTCAGGAGAGGCATTAGAAGGCAGAGGAGACCAGGTAATAGAAATCCTGCTCCGGTGA